From the Globicephala melas chromosome 8, mGloMel1.2, whole genome shotgun sequence genome, the window gcccagccctgccccctcccaggaaCTGCAGCCTCAGacttctgcctgcctgcctgaccCTCCACTGGGACGCCCAACGGGCCTCCAtcgcccacctccctgcccccagcttgcTCCTTCTCATCTTGGGAAATGGCAAGTCCACCTTCCAGGTGCTCTGGTCAaatgtctctctcccacccatGTCCAATCCATCTGCAAATGCTGACGGTTCGGTTCTGCCTTCTGAACAGATCTGCTGGCCTCTCACCACCGCCTCTGCTGGCACCCCGGTCCCAGCCACCACTTGCCTGGTCCTTGGTGCCTacaacagtacctggcacacagtaagttctCGATAAATGCTGCCATCATCGTTGTGGTTACGGTTACTAATGCTGTCACTGGCTGTGTTCTGAGGAACCCTGGAGCACGCCGTTCACACGCGCATGGAGGCCCTGGCAGCAGTGGGGGCGGGGCTGTGGCTGCTGGGTAGGAGCAGAGGAACTCAAGGGACCGTTTCCCTGACACCTGTGTGCAGCCTCGGGAACCTCTGAGATAACTGGGGGACATCCTGGGAGGCCGCTGGGAGCCAGCAGTCACACTGATGGAGGCTGAGGGCTGCTGGAAACTGATGGctcgtgtgaccttgggcaggcccAGGCTGGGGAGATGCGGGGGCCTCTGGGTCGCCCAGAATCTTCAGGCAGGGTCACGGTAGAAAGAGCCACAGCGTTCTGAGTCTGCAGTATGGGGCAGACAAGGAGCACTGGACCGGGAGTCAGAGGGCCGGCCAGTCCAGACCCTGCCACCAAATCCCTGGGGGACCCTGACTAAgtctctctaggcctcagtttccccatatttATGCCAAAGGCACTGGACCCGATGCCATCCAGGGCCTGCCGAGCTCTGACAGTCTGCTGGGTCAAGGGTAGGGGTGGAGCAGAGTGGCCCGGCTATGGGGCTGTGCCTGTCTGCCCCCCACCCGCTGTACCCACCCGGTTAGAGATGTTGTCAAAGCTGTGTGGGCTGGTGACGTCAAAGCAGAGGAGCAGGACGCTGGCATCAGGGTAGAACAGGGGCCGCAGGCGGTCGTAGTCGACTTGCCCTGGGTAGAATAGGGGTGGTCACTCCCTCCAGATCTCCTGCCCATTGTCAGCACCTCCCCAGCATCAGGGAGGTCACCCCAACCAAGACTAGGGGCGGGTGTCGATGGGGATGGTCTGGATCAGGGCCTAGACCTGTGCCTCAGGATCCAACACGTGAACGTCCCCCTCGGGGCTGTGTTCCCCTGGCTGGCCTGTGGGACGTGCCACTGCTGAGAGAGCCCTGTTCTGGAAGGAGTGGGGGATGTCTGAGGCCATCACTCAGAAGCCTGCTTTGCCCTGGACTTGGGGCGGGGATGGGGGATGAGAAGAAAGAGGCAGGCGGGACCTGGGCAAAGATATCACAGCCCAACCAAGGTAAGGGGGCTGCTGGGATTCCCAGAGTTTAGCTTTGAGTTCTGATGTAGATTTGACTCTGAACCCTCTTATGGGCTAGGTCAGGAGGCTAGAGGGCAGAGGTCACGTTCAAACAGACCTTACAGAAGCTAAAGCCAGGGTGGACCGCTCAGGAGGCCAGGAACGGTCCATCCCTTGAGAGCTAAGAGCTCCGATTCACCTCCAGGACATGGTGGGCTGCTCTGGGCTGGAGAAGCAGCAGACACAGATGCCGAAGCGAGGAGGGGTCAGGCTCCCGGGGGCCCTAATCCTGGCCAACACCTGTTCCCTGGAGACTGGTTGGCCTCCCTGGTTCGGAAGGAAGGTAGTGGGTCCCTTCCTCCCACtctgtccctcccccagcctggcaCCCACCTGCTGTGTCCCAGATTTGGAGGTGCACGGGTTTGCCCTTCACGTGCAGATTCACGGTGAGCTGCTCGAATACCGTGGGGGTGTAGCTCTGAGGAAGAAGGGGTCAAGGGGGCAGCTGAGAAGGCGGCATCTGAAGCTGGTGGTCACAGTGCCCAGGCCAGAGCCCAGGAGTGCCCGCGGCACTGCCGCTCTTTGGAGTAGCTTGGAGCAGAGTGGAGTAGTTTCTGGGGGGGAGTCGGCTGGTGGGTGGAGGCCTAGAGCTGCCACTCTGTAGCTGTGCACCCTCCCAAGGCACTGagcctccctggcctcctctGCGCCTAAAAAGTGGGTCTATTAAGGCCCCCAGCGCAGCACGTTGCTGAAAGGATTCAAGGAGGAGCTCCATGCGGAGCCctgagcacagggcctggtagAAAATAAGCACTGTACACATGCCGGGActgttatttttatctctgtCCTCGTCCAGACTGTCCCATTTCTGAGCCTGCCTTCCTGCCGTCCCCTCCTCCTGGAATGACATTAACCTatgtttgttcattcactcacttactcattcattcattcatgagcaCCCTCTCTGGATCCGATTCTGGACACCCGGGAGCAACTAATAAAGACTCATTGCCTGCCCTGGGGAGCTCCTAGCTTTTGGGGGCCCCTCCTTTGCCTCTCAACCTTCCACAATCCAACCAGGATGcccctgtttctgtctctcttacCTGCCCTGCCTGGCCCCAGGGGGAGGTCACCCAGGCCAGAGGCCCCTCCGCCCCAGgcctgctgagcctgagctcacCCCGTCTCCACAAAGGCTGGATGAATGGAAGCAGGATGGGTTTTTACACaagcacaggaataaagagggGGAGCTTTTAAGGACGGGGTCTGAGCAACAGGGGAGAAGGTTTTCAAAACCCTGCCACGACACAAGCCCTTTGCACCAAGGGGCGTGCTGGACCGCCTGCATCTTGGGTGCCCAGGCCTTGCTCCCTTGctcagggctgggtggggggacCACAGACAGGAGGACACTGTGGGGCCCTGTGCCCTGAGGCAAGACTcttctctctggcctcagttttcccatctgtaaaatgaaggccTTGCCAGCTCTCAAACCTtgtgtttcttttaaatgaagaggtctcttgggaattccctggcggttcagtggttaggaccctgtgctttctgtgccggggcctgggttcgaaacctggtcggggaactaagatcccgcaagccgggCGGTgcccagataaataaataaataaatagataaataaataaataaataaatggagaggtgtCTCTTGTGCCTGGAGGCAGACGGGTCCCAGGAAATCAGGGTCCCCAAACAGGAGAGGAACCTAGACAAGGCAGGTCCAGCCCTTTGGTGACAGGCATGttcttctccctttcccttcAGAGTGTCCTTCACCATGCActgtctggacttccctggtggtggagtcgttaagaatccgcctgccaatgcaggggacacaggttcgagccctggtccaggaaaatcccacatgccgtggagcaactaagcccgtgcgccacaactgccgagcctgcgctctagagcccatgagccacaactattgaagcccgtgcgcctagagcccgtgctccacaacaagagaagccaccgccaggagaagcccgcgctccacaacaaagagtagcccccactcgctgcaactagagaaagcctgcgtgcagcaacaaagacccaacgcagccaaaaaaataattaattaattaattttttttaaattgtgaaaaacACACTGTCCATCAACTGTGAGATGCCCATTTCCGCACTGTAACCTCTCTGCAATTGGGATGGGTCTCACTCTCAAGGCCATCTCAGAGCCCAGGACAGTGGTGGTGAGCGACCACCCCTCCCAGCACTGCTTCTGGGCCCCGGCTGGCCTAGCCTCTCTGTGGCACTCTGTGGTGCTCCCCACACTGCCATAATTGTTGGGTTCTAACAGGCAGCCTCTGGGGGCCTGGAAACACATCCCTCCCCCCAGCTAAAAAAAATGTGACTGGCCAAAGGATGTGACATCAGCTCCAAAAACCACAAAGCAAGAGTCGGCTCGATGCTGCCATAGTGGAAAGAAAGGCTGACTCTGGGTTAGCAGGCCCGGCTGCTCCTGCCTCCCGCATCCAACCCCCCAGTGCTGTACCACCCCAGGGCTTTGGCGGGGGCTGGGATCAGCAGGCAGGGGGACGTGATGCTGGAAGCAGACCCACGCATGGACTCCCAGGGGAACTGGGCTGAGTGGGGCACGGTGGGTGGGTGTGTCCAGCCCGTCCTGGTACCAGTGAGTCCGCTTGGACAGGCAGTAGGCATGTCAGTGAAGGAGTGACAGTCCACATGCTCAGGCGTCAAGGACATGCCAGGTACTCGGGGCCGTCTCTCAGCCTTACCTTCCACCTCACCACCACCCTCGGGTCTCTCCACCCGGCGAGGTCGAGCGAGGGGTCAGAGGCTCACAGAGGCTGAGCAAAGTACTGAGGGCCCCAGAGTTTGTTGGAGGAGACTGAGGTGCTAACCCAGCTGTCTGAGCGGCTGGTGTGCTCTTACTCTCCAAGGCTGAGCCCACGGGACATCCACTGTAGGGGCAAGAGCTGGGGGAAGACACGATGTCTCCCAAGAAAAACGCTGGCCACTTTTCAGTGAGTCCTTCCTGTTGCAGCTCAGAGCTGAGCCCCTGACCTGTATGAACTCTCTCATCACTGCGACCCTGGGAGGTGGGCACCACGGTTATTCCTATTAAGCAGttaaggaaacaggcacagagagggtaagcgGCTTGCCCCAGGGCGCACAGCTGTAAGTCGCAAAGCCGTTATTCGAAGCCAAGGCTGTCCGTCCCACTTACCCAGGCTGTGCCGCCAAGTGCTCTCTTAGGACCCTCTATGTTCCCCAGGCTGCCTAATTCAGTCCCCGGGACACCTCCCCCGGGTAGGTGGCATTCTTGGCACTTGACAGGCGATGTCACTCCCGCGGGCAAAGTGAGAACTGCCTTCGACCCCACGCTCTGCGGGGAGGCAGAACGGGCGCACTTCCCTCCCGGGGTGGAGAAGGATGCACCCAGGCCGCGGCGCCCCGTTGAGCCCGAGGGGCCGGCACTCACCTCGGGGAAGGCGCCCTCGGCGAAGACCATCAACAGCGACGTCTTCCCGCAGCCGCCGTCGCCCACCAGGACCACCTTGACGGACCGCGCGCCGGGCGGCGCCTCCTCGCCTGAGGCCTGGGCCGCCTTCATCGCGGGGCAGCGGAGGGAGGGCCAGGCGCCGCGGAGCGGCGGCCTCGGGGCCGGCGGGGCAGGAATGTggaaggggcggggtggggcggggcggggcgaggaAGTGCGGGCGGCGGCTGGCGGCTCAGGTGAGGGGCCGGGCGGATTCCGAGGCCTGGCGCCGGCTGGGCCCTGCCCCTCGCGTCCCAGGTCCCAGGCGGCCCGAGGAAGACACACCTCTGTGTGGGGCGCTAGGTCACAGGAGTGGGCACCGAGACTCGGCCTCCGTCCTCAGGAGCGCACCCTGGTCTGATGGGGAGCAGACACGTAGCTGGGCAGTGATGGTGTGGACGGGGAAAGAGGAGCGTCCTGGCCCCCTTCCCCgggagaagggaggtgggggTCAGCCCTGCTGGCCCACTAGCTTGCTGGGGACAGGGACTGGGTACCTGGTGCCCAGCCTAGGCGGGGCACCCAGCAGGAGCTGGTGActtttgatggatgaatgaatgagtgaatgaatgaatgtgcatTTCCCCAGGGCTCTGGAGAAGCCCTCCACACCACGGCCTCCCTACAGGTGTTTCAGGGCGGGTGGGAAGGGGGTGATCTGGCAGGCCTTTATGCGTTACTCACTGGCACTGCCAGCTGGGCCTACCCTCCCCCAGCCAGCACCAGGAAGTCTCACTACAGGCGGGTCTCACCTCTGCCTCGGTCATGGTCTGGAGAAAGCGATGGAACCTTCCATCTGTCAAGCGCTTAGAGTAGGGTCTGGTACGTGGTTGGTGATGCCATGTGTGAGTGATTCTTATAATTTAACCAACACTGATGGCCCCCTGTGCCCACGGACCTGGGGACCCTGAACCGTTGAAGTCAAAGTCTCCCACGGCCTAGAATGGGAGACAGGCAGGACATCACTGTGATAAGAGCTACAACGGTGGGGGGGACAGGCAGCGGACGGGAGTCGGGAAGAGGGGCTCCTCACCGGGGTTGGGGGTGGTCAGGAAACCCATCTGAGAAAAGGGGCCAGAGTCTGCAGGAAAAAGTGAGACACAGTTAGATAGTGGAAGGATAAAGTGTTCCAAACGGAGGCAACAGCACGTGCAAGGTATGGaagcaagggggaggggggatcctttgctgggggttggggggcgtGGTGTGGTTCTTCCCTGTGATGATGGTGAGGCTGGTTTGGGGAGTTGGTGCAGGGGGTGAGGCTGAGGGTTAATTAGGGCCTGGAGAGTGAAGCACTTTGGAcgccaggaataaagacagaattGAACTGGAAACTCACTGTCACCTGACCTCCCACCCCTGTTAGTAGACAGAGtcaaaacatgtatttaaaaaatgggcacaaggACCCCCAGATCTTGGACTGTTTTCACTGAAGCTCAGACAAACAGAGGGCAGAAGTTTTGGGGTTTCACACCCTTCCCCACACAGGTCATGACATCATTCCTCATGGAGTTCCAAGCCAGGCAGGTGAAAAACCACCCTCAGCCCCCTTTAAACCTCACTGTGGCCCAAAGAGGTAGCCAGGGCAAGAGTCACGGCCCCTCCTGCACAGAGGCAGAGCCCAGACCCCTGACTCCCATTCCAGGCTCACCCAGGGCCACAGTCAGCAGGCTGAATGAAGCCTCACCTGGATGGAGGGAGTGCCCCAGGACATCCCCAACCTTTAGgccccttcctccccaaaaccacCAAAGGGCTGGACAGTGACCTGGCACCAGGCTGGGTGTGTAACCACTGATCAGGACTCCCTGCCCCAAGGAGTGGTGGGGAGGGACCCCATCCCCCAGCCATCAGCTGTCAGCCTCGTCATCCCCTAGTCTCTCCACTACTGCTGTCATCAGGCTTTGGGTGGCAAGGCTGGGAGGCAGGTGGGGTCAGACCAGGGGTGGAGGGAGCTGAGAGTCAGACAGAGGCTTTTGGCCTTGGTTGCTATGGGGATAATCACTCTAATGACACTCCTGATATGCGTCATGCTTTGGAGTTTCACTGAACATTTCCTAATAGTAACAGCGCCCATTAATGGATTGCCAACCGAGTGGAGGCACTGTCCCCTAGCAGGTGGGAAGTGTTAGCCCTGGTTTACAGATGGGACacttgaggcccagggaggtttaAGCTCTTGTCTAAGATCCAAGAGGCTAGCAGGAGGCAGAGCTCTgagtttgaacccaggtctggtGACAAAGCTGGGCTGTCTCCCAACATCACACCTcatgtgcattatttcatttagtgcTCAGACCGTGAGCTGGGCAGGGTGGGTCAtcgggagctgaggctcagagaaaggcaTTGGCTTGTGGCAGGCTAGCACGACCCAGAGCCAGGATTtcaacccaggtctcctgatgtTAAACCCAGCCTCACTCCCACTCTGCGTTCCTGATTCTGTGAGAGGGAGATTAGTCACTGGGCTGGGGAGATCTGCCTTGGTTGGCAGGGAATTTCTCCAAATCTCAGACATTGCCAGGCCCTGGACGGCACCGTTTTCCTGGAGTTTATTTTGGAGTGGGGAGGCGGCCCAAGTCACAGTCTGCCTGGTCAGGGTACTGTTAACTGTCTTACTGTTTTCTGTGGCTGCTGGTCACTACCGGCTTGCGGGTGACTCATCCCCTTGAGGCCCCACCAGTCCCAGGTCCAGAGTCCTTCAGCACCCTGCTCAGCGGGTCACTGCCCTGCAGACCCCAGGCCCTCGGCCTGAGGTGGAATCCCCTCCTTCAGATGCAGGTGGCCAGGCAGGATCTTCCAGTCCCCAGCCAAGTCTTGAGCACCTCCAGGGCAGGGGCCGAGTCCCACCCATCTCTGTATCCCAGACAGGAGTGCCTGCCCCAGGCTGGCATCCAGCTGTGGCTCAGGATGTTATGTCCAGTTCACTGGCTGgacaaggaaaaggaaggaaaaggaaggagcaagggaaagagaaaggaaggaagatgggCTCCCTCAAAGCATTTACAaactgaagaaacaaaggaacaaCAGTTGCATGGATGAGTGAATTCAGCGAATGACCTGAGTGTCGGGTCAGTAGACAGGTGACCACCCTCCGGCCTCCATCTGCTCCAAGGCCCCCCTGGCCTTGGCCCCTCTGCCCCTTTTTCTGACCTCCCACCCCCATTCTCCCTGAGGCCGGAATCCCCTGCTGTCGGGGCCGGGTCTCTGCTGCCCCCGTGTGGCCGCTCTGCTCCCTGCACCGTCATCACCCGGGGCTGCCAGCTCTGCTTCGGGTTCCCGGCTTGGGGTGTGGAGTGTTTATGGATGGTTGAAGGAGTGGAGGGACATGGAGGCACCCTGGAGTTGGTGCCAGAGGGGGTGGAACTTCATAGGCCCAGTCCTGCCCCTTGGGATGCCTTGGAAGGGGACACAGACTCTTTGCTCCCGATGCCTCCTGGGATGTCCCCTCCCgatgtcccctcccctccctttcatCCCAAACACCAGATCCCAGAGCTCCAGAACTCCTCCACCCAAAGCCTTGACCTCacgtttactgagcacccactgtgtgccagtcaGTTGGCATGTGGCATTTAATTCCATCCTGTGAAGTATGTATAATTCTTATCCTCCtctgacaaatgaggaaactgaggcacaaaggggctagataatttgcccaagatcccaCGGCTGATAAGTGGGGGTGTGGGTGCTTTTAGAGGCCTTCTTGACTAATACGCTCATTctccagatggggaaacaggctctTGAAGGGAAGGAAttgtcacacagcaagtaagcagCAGACCCAGCCTATGGCAGGTGGAACACAGAAGGGCTTCTTCTCCCAAGTTCCCTTCCGTCTGGCCTCTCCAGACCAACCCAA encodes:
- the RHOD gene encoding rho-related GTP-binding protein RhoD isoform X1, producing the protein MKAAQASGEEAPPGARSVKVVLVGDGGCGKTSLLMVFAEGAFPESYTPTVFEQLTVNLHVKGKPVHLQIWDTAGQVDYDRLRPLFYPDASVLLLCFDVTSPHSFDNISNRWYPEVNHFCKEVPIIVVACKTDLRKDKLLVKKLQKNRLEPVTYHRGQEMARAVGAVAYLECSALLQENVHTIFQEAAKVALSSRRRNFWRRITQSCCVVT
- the RHOD gene encoding rho-related GTP-binding protein RhoD isoform X2, producing the protein MKAAQASGEEAPPGARSVKVVLVGDGGCGKTSLLMVFAEGAFPESYTPTVFEQLTVNLHVKGKPVHLQIWDTAGQVDYDRLRPLFYPDASVLLLCFDVTSPHSFDNISNRWYPEVNHFCKEVPIIVVACKTDLRKDKLLVKKLQKNRARRWHGPWAPWPTSSARLCSRRTSTPSSRRRPRWPSAAAVATSGGGLPRAVVW